A single window of Lentilitoribacter sp. Alg239-R112 DNA harbors:
- the clpS gene encoding ATP-dependent Clp protease adapter ClpS: protein MKFVKSEVMMMADKEPKDGSPDNDFSTVTAEKPKVKKPNLYRVLLLNDDYTPMEFVIFVLENFFQKDRDAATRIMLHVHNHGAGECGVFTYEVAESKVTQVMDLAQENQHPLQCVMEKK from the coding sequence ATGAAGTTTGTTAAATCGGAAGTGATGATGATGGCGGATAAAGAGCCAAAGGATGGTTCGCCTGATAATGATTTTTCGACGGTTACAGCCGAAAAACCAAAGGTGAAGAAACCGAACCTTTATCGTGTGCTATTATTAAATGATGACTATACACCGATGGAATTTGTTATTTTTGTGCTTGAAAACTTTTTTCAAAAGGACCGCGATGCGGCAACACGTATCATGTTGCATGTACATAATCACGGTGCTGGAGAATGTGGTGTCTTTACATATGAAGTTGCAGAATCCAAAGTCACACAGGTCATGGACCTTGCGCAGGAGAATCAACATCCCTTGCAGTGTGTGATGGAAAAGAAATAA